The Streptococcus viridans genome includes a window with the following:
- a CDS encoding cyclodeaminase/cyclohydrolase family protein codes for MKLVDLSITEFAKVLGSDAPAPGGGSAAALSAANGISLTKMVCELTIGKKKYAEFEDHIKGVHEKSAHLQDQLLEAIDKDTEAFNVVSAVFDLPKETEEEKAARREAMQKALKHATVSPFSMMELIVEALETTKEAVGKSNTNAASDLGVAALNLKAGLQGAWLNVLINISGIKDQDFVQEYHGKGLELLQTGSDLADSIYQSILESLS; via the coding sequence ATGAAACTAGTTGACTTAAGTATTACTGAGTTTGCCAAGGTTCTTGGTTCAGATGCCCCAGCTCCAGGTGGTGGTTCTGCTGCTGCCCTATCTGCTGCAAATGGGATTTCCCTTACAAAAATGGTCTGCGAACTGACCATTGGTAAGAAAAAATACGCTGAATTTGAAGACCACATCAAAGGGGTTCATGAAAAAAGTGCCCACCTCCAAGACCAATTACTAGAAGCTATTGACAAGGATACAGAAGCTTTCAACGTCGTATCAGCTGTCTTTGATCTTCCAAAAGAAACGGAAGAAGAGAAAGCCGCTCGTCGTGAAGCCATGCAAAAAGCTTTGAAACATGCGACAGTATCTCCTTTCTCTATGATGGAGCTCATCGTTGAGGCGCTTGAAACCACCAAAGAAGCTGTTGGTAAGTCCAACACCAATGCGGCGAGTGACCTAGGGGTGGCTGCTCTCAACCTTAAAGCTGGCCTTCAGGGGGCTTGGCTCAATGTCCTAATCAACATTTCAGGAATCAAGGACCAAGACTTTGTCCAAGAATACCACGGCAAGGGTCTCGAACTCCTCCAAACAGGCTCTGACCTTGCAGATAGCATTTACCAAAGCATTTTAGAAAGCCTATCATAA
- the ftcD gene encoding glutamate formimidoyltransferase, with protein MAKIVECIPNFSEGRNQAVIDGLVATAKSIPGVTLLDYSSDASHNRSVFTLVGDEESIQEAAFQLVKYASENIDMTKHEGEHPRMGATDVCPFVPVKDITTDECVEIANKVAERINRELGIPIFLYEDAATRPERTNLAKVRKGQFEGMPEKLLEEDWKPDYGERKIHPTAGVTAVGVRMPLVAFNVNLDTDDLEIANNISKIIRGSSGGYKYCKAIGVMLEDRNIAQVSINMVNLEKFPLYRVVETVRFEAQRYGVRIIGTELIGLAPAKALIDSAEYYLQLEDFDYSKQVLENHLLG; from the coding sequence ATGGCAAAAATTGTTGAGTGTATTCCAAACTTCTCTGAAGGACGCAATCAAGCTGTAATCGACGGATTAGTCGCTACTGCAAAAAGCATTCCAGGTGTTACATTATTAGACTACTCGTCTGATGCTAGCCACAACCGCAGCGTCTTTACACTCGTTGGGGATGAAGAAAGCATTCAAGAAGCGGCTTTCCAATTGGTAAAATACGCATCTGAAAACATCGATATGACCAAGCACGAAGGCGAACACCCTCGGATGGGAGCAACAGACGTTTGTCCATTCGTTCCGGTCAAAGATATCACAACAGATGAATGTGTCGAAATCGCTAATAAAGTAGCAGAACGCATCAATCGTGAATTGGGTATTCCAATCTTCCTCTATGAAGATGCCGCAACCCGTCCAGAACGCACCAACCTCGCTAAAGTTCGTAAAGGCCAATTCGAAGGAATGCCAGAAAAATTGTTGGAAGAAGACTGGAAACCAGACTACGGTGAACGCAAGATTCACCCAACTGCAGGGGTTACTGCTGTCGGTGTCCGTATGCCGCTCGTTGCCTTCAATGTCAACCTGGACACAGATGATCTAGAAATTGCCAATAACATTTCTAAAATCATTCGCGGATCCAGCGGTGGATACAAATACTGTAAAGCGATTGGTGTTATGCTAGAAGATCGCAACATTGCCCAAGTTTCTATCAACATGGTCAACTTGGAAAAATTCCCATTGTATCGCGTCGTTGAAACCGTTCGTTTCGAAGCACAACGCTACGGGGTGCGAATCATCGGAACAGAACTCATCGGACTTGCTCCAGCTAAGGCTTTGATCGACTCAGCGGAATACTACTTGCAATTAGAAGACTTTGACTACAGCAAACAAGTCTTGGAAAATCACTTGTTGGGTTAG
- a CDS encoding urocanate hydratase has product MSFIDDKEIAAAMSVKLDFDVLPEKAKFQEGIRRAPDRGFRLTQAQTEVALKNALRYIPKKFHQELIPEFLEELKTRGRIYGYRFRPKDRIYGKPIDEYKGNCTAAKAMQVMIDNNLSFEIALYPYELVTYGETGSVCANWMQYNLIKKYLEVMTEDQTLVVESGHPLGLFKSKPEAPRVIITNGLLIGEYDNMHDWEIAEEMGVTNYGQMTAGGWMYIGPQGIVHGTFNTLLNAGRLKLGVADDGDLTGKLFISSGLGGMSGAQGKAAEIAKAVAIVAEVDRSRIETRHSQGWISQVTDSAEEAVKLAQAALEAGESTSIAYHGNIVDLLEYVNEHQVHVHLLSDQTSCHNVYDGGYCPAGISFEERTRLLAEDKETFHRLVDETLARHFAVIKDLTAKGTYFFDYGNAFMKSVYDSGIKEISKNGLDDKDGFIWPSYVEDIMGPMLFDYGYGPFRWVCLSGKHEDLIATDHAAMEAIDPTRRYQDRDNYNWIRDAEKNQLVVGTEARILYQDCMGRVNIALKFNELIRQGKIGPVMIGRDHHDVSGTDAPFRETSNIKDGSNVTCDMAVQCYAGNAARGMSLVALHNGGGTGIGKAINGGFGLVLDGSHRIDEIIKSAISWDTMGGVARRNWARNDHAIETAIEYNRLHAGTDHITIPYLADEDLVKDAVQKLF; this is encoded by the coding sequence ATGTCATTTATAGACGATAAAGAAATTGCAGCTGCTATGTCTGTCAAACTTGACTTTGATGTCCTACCTGAAAAGGCAAAGTTTCAAGAAGGCATCCGTCGTGCACCTGATAGAGGCTTCCGCTTAACGCAAGCTCAGACTGAGGTTGCCCTTAAAAACGCTCTGCGTTACATCCCTAAAAAATTCCACCAAGAGTTGATCCCAGAATTTCTAGAAGAACTAAAAACTCGCGGTCGGATCTATGGCTATCGCTTCCGTCCAAAAGATCGGATCTATGGAAAACCAATTGATGAGTACAAAGGAAACTGCACTGCTGCTAAAGCTATGCAGGTCATGATCGACAACAACTTGAGCTTTGAGATTGCTCTTTATCCTTATGAGTTGGTTACTTATGGAGAAACAGGTTCTGTCTGTGCTAACTGGATGCAATACAACTTGATCAAAAAATACTTGGAAGTCATGACGGAAGACCAAACCTTAGTCGTTGAATCTGGTCACCCACTCGGTCTCTTCAAATCTAAACCAGAAGCTCCTCGCGTAATCATTACCAACGGTCTATTGATTGGTGAGTATGACAACATGCACGATTGGGAAATTGCTGAAGAGATGGGCGTTACCAACTACGGTCAAATGACTGCTGGTGGCTGGATGTACATCGGCCCTCAAGGAATCGTTCACGGTACCTTCAACACTCTTCTTAATGCTGGTCGTCTTAAACTCGGCGTTGCTGACGATGGTGACTTAACTGGTAAACTCTTTATTTCATCTGGTCTCGGTGGTATGAGTGGCGCTCAAGGGAAAGCAGCTGAAATTGCAAAAGCTGTTGCGATCGTTGCAGAAGTGGACCGCTCTCGGATCGAAACCCGTCACTCTCAAGGCTGGATTAGTCAAGTGACAGACAGTGCCGAAGAAGCTGTGAAATTAGCTCAAGCAGCACTGGAAGCTGGTGAATCAACTTCTATTGCCTACCATGGTAATATCGTAGACTTGCTTGAATATGTCAATGAACACCAAGTCCATGTTCATCTTTTGTCTGACCAAACCTCTTGCCACAACGTTTACGATGGTGGTTATTGTCCAGCTGGTATTAGCTTTGAAGAACGGACACGCTTGTTGGCAGAAGACAAGGAAACCTTCCACCGTCTCGTCGATGAAACTTTGGCTCGCCACTTCGCAGTGATTAAAGATTTGACTGCTAAAGGTACCTACTTCTTCGACTATGGTAATGCCTTCATGAAATCTGTTTATGACTCAGGCATCAAGGAAATTTCTAAGAATGGTTTGGATGACAAAGACGGCTTCATTTGGCCATCTTATGTAGAAGATATCATGGGCCCTATGCTCTTTGACTATGGTTATGGACCATTCCGTTGGGTCTGCCTCAGCGGTAAACACGAAGACTTGATTGCAACTGACCACGCAGCTATGGAAGCGATCGATCCAACTCGTCGTTACCAAGACCGCGATAACTACAACTGGATTCGCGATGCTGAAAAGAATCAATTGGTGGTGGGTACAGAAGCTCGTATCCTCTATCAAGATTGTATGGGCCGTGTCAACATTGCTTTGAAATTCAATGAACTCATTCGCCAAGGTAAGATCGGACCAGTCATGATCGGACGTGACCACCATGACGTATCTGGTACAGATGCTCCATTCCGTGAAACATCCAATATCAAAGATGGATCGAACGTTACTTGCGATATGGCGGTTCAATGTTACGCTGGTAACGCTGCCCGCGGTATGAGTCTCGTGGCTCTCCACAATGGTGGTGGTACTGGTATCGGTAAAGCTATCAACGGAGGATTCGGTCTCGTTCTAGACGGTAGTCACCGAATCGACGAAATTATCAAATCTGCTATTTCATGGGATACCATGGGAGGGGTTGCTCGTAGGAACTGGGCACGGAACGATCATGCTATTGAAACAGCGATCGAATACAACCGTCTCCATGCAGGAACAGACCACATCACTATTCCTTATCTTGCAGACGAAGATTTGGTCAAAGATGCGGTTCAAAAATTGTTTTAA